One Vigna unguiculata cultivar IT97K-499-35 chromosome 11, ASM411807v1, whole genome shotgun sequence DNA window includes the following coding sequences:
- the LOC114169606 gene encoding polyol transporter 5-like yields MTEGKGIEAGKTVGDFNPSKKPKRNKYAFGCAILASMTSILLGYDIGVMSGAAIYIKRDLKITDVQIEILMGIINLYSLIGSCLAGRTSDWIGRRYTIVFAGTIFFAGAILMGFSPNYAFLMFGRFVAGIGIGYALMIAPVYTAEVSPASTRGFLTSFPEVFINGGILLGYISNFAFSKLSLKLGWRMMLGIGVVPSILLTLGVLAMPESPRWLVMRGRLGEATKVLNKTSDSKEEAQLRLAEIKQAAGIPESCNDDVVEVTKKSSGEGVWKELFLHPTPAIRHIVIAALGIHFFQQASGVDAVVLYSPTIFEKAGIHDDTQKLLATVAVGFVKTMFILVATFMLDRVGRRPLLLSSVGGMVLSLVTLAISLTIIDQSKSKQMWAIGLSITMVLTYVATFSIGSGPITWVYSSEIFPLRLRAQGAAAGVVVNRTTSGVISMTFLSLTKAITIGGAFFLYFAIAAIGWIFFYTVLPETRGKTLEDMEGSFGTFRAKSNTTTNDGNAKVPQVQMGTNLQA; encoded by the exons ATGACTGAGGGAAAGGGAATTGAAGCTGGGAAAACTGTGGGGGATTTCAATCCTTCCAAGAAGCCCAAAAGAAACAAGTATGCTTTTGGTTGCGCTATTTTAGCCTCCATGACATCCATTTTACTTGGCTATG ATATCGGAGTGATGAGTGGTGCAGCCATATACATAAAGAGGGACCTAAAGATAACGGACGTGCAAATCGAGATACTCATGGGAATCATCAACCTCTACTCTCTCATTGGCTCATGCTTGGCCGGCAGAACCTCCGACTGGATAGGGCGGCGATACACCATTGTATTCGCCGGCACCATCTTCTTCGCCGGAGCAATTCTGATGGGCTTCTCCCCCAATTATGCCTTTTTAATGTTCGGCCGTTTCGTGGCCGGCATCGGCATCGGGTACGCCCTCATGATCGCCCCTGTCTACACCGCCGAAGTTTCTCCGGCCTCCACCCGTGGCTTCCTCACTTCCTTTCCCGAG GTTTTTATCAATGGAGGGATATTGCTCGGATACATATCCAACTTTGCATTTTCAAAGTTGTCATTGAAGTTGGGATGGCGAATGATGCTTGGAATCGGTGTGGTTCCCTCGATACTCCTGACATTGGGAGTGTTGGCGATGCCGGAATCTCCACGGTGGCTGGTGATGAGGGGGCGTTTGGGAGAGGCAACGAAAGTGCTGAACAAAACCTCCGACAGCAAGGAAGAAGCTCAACTGAGGCTGGCCGAGATCAAACAAGCCGCAGGGATCCCAGAGAGTTGCAACGACGACGTCGTTGAGGTGACGAAAAAAAGCTCCGGCGAGGGCGTGTGGAAAGAGTTGTTCCTCCATCCAACGCCGGCGATTCGTCACATCGTAATTGCGGCGCTGGGGATTCACTTCTTCCAACAAGCGTCGGGTGTGGACGCCGTCGTTTTATACAGCCCCACAATCTTCGAGAAGGCCGGGATTCACGACGACACCCAAAAGCTTCTTGCGACGGTGGCCGTTGGATTCGTGAAGACGATGTTCATCTTGGTGGCTACTTTCATGTTGGACCGGGTGGGTCGGCGTCCCCTGTTATTGTCTAGTGTGGGGGGCATGGTGCTCTCGCTTGTGACTCTTGCAATCAGCCTTACGATCATTGATCAGTCGAAGAGTAAACAGATGTGGGCCATTGGATTGAGTATAACGATGGTGTTAACCTACGTGGCGACGTTTTCCATCGGTTCGGGACCCATCACGTGGGTGTACAGCTCCGAGATCTTTCCGTTGAGGTTGCGGGCGCAGGGTGCGGCTGCGGGTGTGGTGGTGAACCGAACCACAAGTGGGGTTATTTCAATGACTTTCTTGTCCCTCACTAAAGCCATCACCATTGGTGGGGCTTTCTTCCTCTATTTTGCCATTGCTGCAATTGGGTGGATATTCTTCTACACTGTGCTTCCTGAGACACGGGGAAAAACCCTTGAAGACATGGAAGGTTCTTTCGGCACTTTCAGAGCCAAatccaacaccaccaccaacGATGGAAATGCCAAGGTGCCACAGGTTCAGATGGGGACCAATCTCCAGGCTTAA
- the LOC114168664 gene encoding polyol transporter 5-like yields MVRDAFAWQYGLFKHLLQPFFSHSNSLIFLSSPHVTQKINTCYQFNTLFSHLPPLLSHFPFNQVNNMAEEGKGVETHKALDDFDPPKKPKTNFYAFGCAILASTTCILLGYDIGVMTGAAIYIKKDLKVSDVKIEILLGIINLYSLIGSCLAGRTSDWIGRRYTIVFAGTIFFAGAILMGFSPNYAFLMFGRFVAGIGIGYALMIGPVYSAEVSPASYRGFLTSFTDAFINGGILLGYISNFAFSKMTLKLGWRMMLGVGAIPSALITLGVLAMPESPRWLVMNGRLGEAAKVLNKTSDSKEEAQLRLAEIKQAAGIPESCNDDVVQVTKQSTGKDVWKELFLYPTPAVRHIVIAALGIYCFQQASGVDAIVLYSPRIFQNAGMTDDTHTLLATVAVGFVKTLFIVLSSLVLDRVGRRPMLLSSVAGMMVSLLTLGIGFTIIERSESKPMWGIGLSIAMVLAFVATFSIGAGPITWVYSAEVFPLRLRAQGVAAGVVVNRVSSGVVTMTFLSLTKAITFGGTFFLYSGVAVIGWLFFYFALPETRGKTLEEMEGSFGHFGGKSNSKNKGVENGNGRVPQVQLGTNLST; encoded by the exons ATGGTGAGGGATGCATTTGCATGGCAATATGGTCTATTTAAGCACCTCCTTCAACCTTTCTTTTCACATAGCAACTCcttaatttttctctcttcacCTCATGTTACCCAAAAAATAAACACATGTTACCAATTTAACACGCTTTTCTCTCATCTCCCTCCTCTCCTCTCACATTTTCCCTTCAACCAAGTCAACAACATGGCAGAGGAGGGAAAGGGAGTTGAAACTCATAAAGCACTTGATGATTTCGATCCTCCCAAGAAGCCCAAAACAAACTTCTATGCTTTTGGCTGCGCTATATTGGCCTCCACTACATGCATTTTACTTGGTTATG ATATTGGGGTGATGACCGGTGCAGCCATATACATAAAGAAGGACCTAAAGGTGTCGGATGTGAAAATAGAGATACTCTTGGGAATCATCAACCTCTACTCTCTCATAGGCTCATGCTTGGCCGGCAGAACCTCCGACTGGATAGGCCGCCGATACACCATTGTCTTCGCCGGCACCATCTTCTTCGCCGGAGCAATTCTCATGGGTTTCTCCCCCAACTATGCGTTTCTCATGTTCGGCCGTTTCGTCGCCGGAATCGGCATCGGCTACGCCCTCATGATCGGCCCCGTCTACTCCGCCGAGGTCTCCCCAGCCTCCTATCGTGGCTTCCTCACTTCCTTCACCGat GCTTTTATTAATGGAGGGATATTACTCGGATACATATCAAACTTCGCATTTTCAAAGATGACATTGAAGTTGGGATGGCGAATGATGCTCGGGGTGGGTGCAATTCCTTCGGCACTCATAACACTGGGAGTGTTGGCGATGCCGGAATCTCCACGGTGGCTGGTGATGAACGGGCGTTTGGGAGAGGCAGCGAAAGTGCTTAACAAAACCTCCGACAGCAAGGAAGAAGCTCAACTGAGGCTGGCCGAGATCAAACAAGCCGCAGGGATCCCAGAGAGCTGCAACGACGACGTCGTTCAGGTAACCAAACAAAGCACGGGCAAGGACGTGTGGAAAGAGCTGTTCCTTTATCCAACGCCGGCGGTTCGTCACATCGTGATTGCAGCGCTCGGGATTTACTGCTTCCAACAAGCGTCGGGCGTAGACGCCATCGTTTTATACAGTCCGAGAATCTTCCAGAATGCTGGGATGACCGATGACACACACACGCTTCTTGCAACCGTGGCCGTTGGATTCGTGAAGACCTTGTTCATCGTACTTTCTTCTTTGGTGTTGGACCGCGTGGGTCGTCGTCCCATGTTGTTGTCTAGTGTTGCGGGCATGATGGTGTCGCTTCTCACTCTGGGAATAGGCTTTACCATCATTGAGCGGTCTGAGAGTAAACCGATGTGGGGCATTGGATTGAGCATAGCGATGGTGTTAGCCTTCGTGGCCACGTTTTCCATCGGTGCTGGACCCATCACGTGGGTTTACAGCGCTGAGGTTTTTCCGTTGCGGTTGCGGGCGCAGGGTGTGGCCGCCGGTGTGGTGGTGAATAGAGTGAGTAGTGGGGTTGTGACAATGACGTTTTTGTCCCTCACGAAAGCCATTACTTTTGGTGGAACTTTCTTCCTCTACTCTGGTGTTGCAGTGATTGGGTGGTTGTTCTTCTACTTTGCGCTTCCCGAGACACGTGGTAAAACGCTTGAAGAAATGGAAGGGTCTTTCGGTCATTTCGGAGGTAAATCTAACTCCAAAAACAAGGGAGTAGAAAATGGAAATGGCAGAGTGCCACAGGTTCAGCTGGGGACCAATCTCAGCACTTAA